Below is a window of Myxococcus guangdongensis DNA.
TTCGCGGGGAAGAACGTCGTCCTCTATTTCTATCCGAAGGATGACACTCCCGGATGCACCGTGGAGGCGTGCAGCTTCCGCGACGAGCATTCGACGCTGGAGGCCGCCGGCGCGGTGGTGCTCGGCGTGTCCGCGGACAACACCGCGAGCCACCGGAAGTTCGCGACCAAGTTCAGCCTGCCCTTCCCGCTGCTCGCGGACACCGAGCACCAGATGTCGGAGGCGTACGGCGTCTGGGGCGAGAAGTCGCTGTACGGGCGCAAGTTCCTGGGCATCACCCGCGCGACGTTCCTCATCGGGCCGGATGGCAAGGTGAAGCAGGTGTGGCCGAAGGTGAAGGTGACCGGGCACGTGGTGGAGGTGCTCGCTGCGCTGGGCGCGAAGCCCACGAGTCTTCCCTCGGGGGAGTTACCGGCGCCGGGCTCGAGCCCGGAGGTGGAGTCGAGCGCGGGTGATGAGGACACGCGCGAGGCTCCGGTCGCGAGCGCCCCGGTGTCCGCTCCGGCGCGAGTGCCGGTGACGCGGTTCGATGCGCCGAAGCGCAAGGTCGCGCGTCAGGGTGACGCGGGGACGGGCGCCACGGCACAGGTGGAGGCTCCCGAGGCTCGCCCGGCGAAGGCCGCGCCCGTGAAGGCGGCTGCGCCTGAGGCGAAGGCCGCGCCCGCGAAGAAGGGCGCCGCGAAGAAGGGCGCCGCGAAGAAGGCTCCCGCGAAGAAGGCTGCTCCGAAGGGCGCTGTGAAGAAGACTTCCGCGAAGAAGGCCGCGCCCGCGAAGAGCGTCGCGACGAAGGCTTCCGCGAAGAAGGCTGCTCCGAAGGGCGCTGTGAAGAAGACTTCCGCGAAGAAGGCCGCGCCCGCGAAGAGCGTCGCGACGAAGGCTTCCGCGAAGAAGGCGACTCCGGCGAAGAAGGGTGCAGCGAAGAAGGCCGCGCCGTCCAAGAAGAAGGGCGCCTCCCGAAAGTAGGGCGTAGCGAAGAATGCAGCGCCCTCCAAGTGGAGGGTGCCTTCCGGAAGTAGGGCGTGGCGAAGAAGGCCGCGCCCTCCAAGTGGAGGGTGCCTCCCGGAAGTAGGGCGTAGCGAAGAATGCAGCGCCCTCCAAGTGGAGGGTGCCTTCCGGAAGTAGGGCGTAGCGAAGAGGGCCGCGCCCTCCAAGTGGAGGGTGCCTCCCGGAAGTAGGGCGTAGCGAAGAATGCAGCGCCCTCCAAGTGGAGGGTGCCTCCCGGAGGTAGGGCGTAGCGAAGAGGGCCGCGCCCTCCAAGTGGAGGGTGCCTCCCGGAAGTAGGGCGTAGCGAAGAATGCAGCGCCCTCCAAGTGGAGGGTGCCTCCCGGAGGTAGGGCGCTGCGAAGAAGGCCGCGCCCTCCAAGAAGAAGGGCGCCTCTCGGAAGTAGGGCGCTGCGAAGTAGGCGCCTCGCGGAAGCGAGCGTGCCTCTCGAAGATGGGCGAGAGGTCGCGGCGCATCGTCAGACAGGCACTCGGGATGACTCCCGAGTGCCGTGTCGACATCCGGGGCACGACCCGCGTCGACGTTTCACCGGAGCGACGGTTTCACTTCGTGAACACGACGGAGTCGGCGCCGAAGCCTTGAATCCTCACAGGGCTCAGGCTCCTTTCGCGGGAGGGTTCGCGCAAATCCTGCGCGGTCGGAGCCTGCTCCCCGCAACCCTTTCGCGCGAGTCGAAGCAGCCTTCTGCCAGGAAGAAGCCTGGGTCGTCATGCGGACAGCCCAGCACGACGAAGTCCTGAAGAGGACTGTTCGCACGCGCACGCGAGGGTTTAATTGAGCAGGCGGCCGAGGGCCGCCATGTACCCATTCGATGGGTCGGCACCGTCGAGTGCCCACCTTCGTCGAACGGGAACCTCAAAGGGAGTGGACATGCGCGAGCTGAATCTTCGACGGTGGACCCAGGTGGCGGCGCTGACGATGGGCGCGCTGTGGAGCGTTGGCTGTGGCGGGCTTCCCGAGACGGGCGGCAAGCAGCCGGACGAGCCTCGCGGGGGTGCGTTCGCCCAGCGTGGCATCCAGCCGAGCGCCCTGCTCGACATGGAAGGCAACGTGCACCCCGAGCAGTCTCCGCCGTGGCTGATGACCGCGGACCGCGGCCACAACGGCACCATCAAGGAGATTGGCTCCAGCATCGACCCTCGCACGCCGAAGCTGGAGGGCCACCAGAACAAGTCCCTCTGGGATGACTCGGGCAAGATGATGCAGGACCGCTACGGCAGCGCCACCTACTCCCCCACGGCCCAGGGCCTGGGCGGCGAGGATGGCGCGATGGTGGGGACCTTCACGGACCACCACCGTTCCTGGGGCTACCGCCCGCTCGGCTGGCAGGACCGCAACGCCCACTCGCGCCGCTAGGCGCCCGGCGTGCCCTCGCCCATCCCCCCGCCGCTGTTCGCGGGGGGATGCGTATCCATCCCTCTGGAGCCTCGGATGGCTCGCCGGAGGGATTGCACATGAACCACCGAACCGCGCGCCGTGGGCTCCTGTCGGGTGCACTGGTCGTCATGACCTCGTTGGGCACCGCCTGTGGGGACTGGTCGGGCTCCTGGTATCAG
It encodes the following:
- the bcp gene encoding thioredoxin-dependent thiol peroxidase, translated to MPQAGDAAPDFQLQDQDGNTVTLSRFAGKNVVLYFYPKDDTPGCTVEACSFRDEHSTLEAAGAVVLGVSADNTASHRKFATKFSLPFPLLADTEHQMSEAYGVWGEKSLYGRKFLGITRATFLIGPDGKVKQVWPKVKVTGHVVEVLAALGAKPTSLPSGELPAPGSSPEVESSAGDEDTREAPVASAPVSAPARVPVTRFDAPKRKVARQGDAGTGATAQVEAPEARPAKAAPVKAAAPEAKAAPAKKGAAKKGAAKKAPAKKAAPKGAVKKTSAKKAAPAKSVATKASAKKAAPKGAVKKTSAKKAAPAKSVATKASAKKATPAKKGAAKKAAPSKKKGASRK